CCCATTCACTCTAGTAATCTATATCAGTAACCAACTAACCATAATGTAACCATTGTGATATCATCTGCTTAGACATTACCAAGGAagaatactgtatatatatatatatagtcagtAACCATAATGTGACCAATGACGATAGGTTCCACATTAACATTACCAAGGAGGAAAATAAATccaagaaatacaaaaaaaaagtgtcagaGCGGATACTATTGATTACATCTGCATATACTAAAGTTTGGTTACCCTCCACATATAAATACTATTGATTTTGATAACTTAGGAAATGAGTTAGGACTTGCATAAAAGAAACTGAATTATCTTGATGCAAAAAGTTAGTGATTGTGGCTGTCGTCTTTGCATCCAACCTCATTAACGTACCAAAATACTATGTTACTTtcgttattttaaaaatataatcatatgtAATATTATTCGATTGGACTTTGAACCTactttttgacaattttttctcttatatgtgtatatatgtttctGGCATCCCATAACCATAAGTTAGTTGAGCTCACTGCTGACTTCTATTTTTTCCCCACAGATAAACGTGGGTGACATGTACCTTTTTTAGGAAATTTCTTAAGTACAAGAcgtatgaagattttttttgaaaaaactattttttttttttggattatacGTATCTTGTACTTTCAGACATGTGATGATTTTGAGACttcattttgttcttttggattttaatcaagaaaaacaattttagctatattgttctttctttataataatAGCTTGTACGCCTTCGCAATGACCTGTCAGCAATCGCACCATTCATTTGTTTCGTACTCCTAATTATATCGCACCAGAAAGAATTTTGTGCATCTCTTGATAGGCAAAAAGGTCGCTGATTGCTTAGCCACGCTAGACGAGGAGACTTAATTTTGGTTTTCCTCATTTTGTATTAACTCCGTTTTAACTTTGTcctgaaaaatgttaaaaaatttggCCATGCTAAGTTGGATTTTGAAACCTTATCTTACAGTTCTCCCAGATCCCTTATTTTTGTCCATCTCCCACTCTATTGTGGTCCAAATCAAGAACGTGTATACACAGTATACCAACTGTTGTTGGCCCCAATCATATGAGATAAAGTATTAATGTGTACGTCTTGTTTCTTATATGTCAATTGTCAAGTGTCACTCATTCATTTCTAGTTCctactatttaaaaataaacgATGTGATTCTTGCTAATCCGAAACTCGATCAATGACTTCAAAGTTTGTTTCTAATCTTCAAGAAGGAGACTACTTCTTCTctctaattaaaatttgttaagcATATTCAAAAACGGTGAAACTTTGGACTTGGTCTAGGTCTCTCGGATTAGGACATCTCttggtatgttttcttttcaggttttatatatttgtattatactCAAATTGATGATAAAATAGTAAAAGCgtgtaaacatatataatatagaaaagaCTCATGAAGTAAACAAACTAAATGATCGAAACATGTGTGACTGTATATGTGTTCGTTACTTCGAACGATATCAATCAAAATGATGACTGTGTTTGATGATGAACAAATTAAGATCATGATCAACTTATAGTTTAGAATTAGGAAGAGGCAAAGAATTGATATCAAAAACTTTAAAGATGAAACGAGAAGGATGAATAGAAAAGTGAGTGTGAAGAAGAGAACCAACGGTCGCGATGAGGTCTCTCTTTACTTGTTTGGTGATGCCTCCCATCGACACAATCTCTCCATATGCAGCTGCGTCTTTGTTCCCACCAAACACTATCTCTACTGATCCTTTCAAAACCACCATCACTAACTgcaatgtacatatatatttcgTTTATTTAATATGTTAACATATAAAATTTGGAAGATCCACGTACATCTTCACAGCACATAAAGGTCAAAAtcttttaggaaacaaaatcttggCCACATGCTAGTatctaatattcataatttCTCATTAGCATAGATCGATGTTTCCTTTTTTGTACTTACAACtaattaacttcttcttttttcggGTCAagtttgcatatatataaaaaataactatgaaGTTGACTTTTATTTAAATAGAAATTTCGAATCAATTTACgtgaaaaatgtaaacaatGCTATAGCAtcccaaaaaattaaataatatcatctGCCTTCCGTTTTTTCATTATTTAGAAAATTCAAGGATCACTCAATTATTATCTTAGAGAGTATTTTCCAAcaggaaacaaaaagaactcTATCCATTTTGAAATATTGTCTtctttacaataaaataaaaaggagataTTTGAGTCTTGATGGggaaaagtaataaaaatgatagaaaagacactaaaataattttctttcgaaaaaaaaaaagacactaaaataattttcttttttagttcaTGTGAAAGGCTCTTGACTATTGAGTTTTCCATAAAGTGACAAAAGTTCATCtgagatataaataaaaacgcATTTTCAGGTCcgttttttgggtttaaaatctttaaaagagagagatttttttttttttttttttttttttttttttttttttttttttaaaaaaaaaaaNNNNNNNNNNNNNNNNNNNNNNNNNNNNNNNNNNNNNNNNNNNNNNNNNNNNNNNNNNNNNNNNNNNNNNNNNNNNNNNNNNNNNNNNNNNNNNNNNNNNNNNNNNNNNNNNNNNNNNNNNNNNNNNNNNNNNNNNNNNNNNNNNNNNNNNNNNNNNNNNNNNNNNNNNNNNNNNNNNNNNNNNNNNNNNNNNNNNNNNNNNNNNNNNNNNNNNNNNNNNNNNNNNNNNNNNNNNNNNNNNNNNNNNNNNNNNNNNNNNNNNNNNNNNNNNNNNNNNNNNNNNNNNNNNNNNNNNNNNNNNNNNNNNNNNNNNNNNNNNNNNNNNNNNNNNNNNNNNNNNNNNNNNNNNNNNNNNNNNNNNNNNNNNNNNNNNNNNNNNNNNNNNNNNNNNNNNNNNNNNNNNNTCTTACGTTCTGAGGTCGTCCGACGATAGAAGCAATGGCCTTGGTGACTTCCGAGTAGAACGGATCGGTTTTAACGCCGTCGAAATTGACGTTGGTTGTAATGTAAAGACAAGGCATTTTCTCACGCCCGTTTCTTGATTCCGTTTAAGCTTTGTTTCCAAGAAtctgaagaaaaacaaaaagaggaaggGATCAAGAGAGGATTTTGTATGGTGTTTGGGAGCTGTGGAAGAGAAGATCTCACATGGCCACTTAAATATATAGGGTATAGAACTAAACTATCGGCTCCAAATTATTGTATtgcattattttaaaaatgcgGTTTGATATGTGAACAATGGTTGACATAATATCTTCCGATTTCAAATCTGACAACTTGACGTGACTCAATCAATTATCGCAGCTACGTCGCCCTCCAAGAAACTTGGTTTCATACCATATTGGACCACACACTTACACAAAAGAACAAGTCCGTAATTTAGAAATATGCAtgttattaaaaagaaaaaaaaaatgttgtagctagatcaaaattttgttaaactctgttaaagtttagtgttattagtttgtgatttgtaaaaaaccatttaaaatcttaataaatttaGGTTATTGGATTCATACTTTTATActgtcattaaaagttttgtgttattcaattaaaacaaaagaatttagtattgttaatgagttcaattattatgttattggtttaagatttgaatagagttttaaagattttaaatgttatataGAATCTGatgttattagatcaaaattttgttaaactctgttaaagtttagtgttattagttggtgatttgtaaaaaatcatttaaaattttaacaaatctgggttattggattcaaacttttataaagtcattaaaagttttgtgttattcaattaaaacaaaagaatctagtattgttaatgagttcaattattatgttattggttcatgattttagacactttctttacaaaataaaattatggaaaatatcataaaaatacaaagattttttggaagactttacaagattttagaaaactaatcaacaaaattctctagcaatctttaacaatctttcacttatacacttttaatgattttgttgaatttttcaaaaatcttcatgaatctcaaaccaataccatcCCTTATGTTTTGTTGTAAGTGGGATTAATTAATAATTGGGTTTCCTCCTTAAAAGGTTAGATAATAGttgaaatataattaatttattaagtCAGATGATACTGGATTAAGATGTATATTAAGATACTCGTTTTGGATCTTTGACcatttctcttatttttaattgtgtttTCATACATCCATGTGCTGCGGACGTAGCGCCGTTACTTCGCCTTAAATGAGACATGTTTATTTTTCAAACTGTCACTATTCTATAACGGTTGGCTACAAATTATCTACGTACTACTATCTGAAATTAGTCTTATCATTTTGAAAATATGGAAAacgttttataaatttattacctatttttgttttagtaacgACTAACGAATAAATTGGTTACGTTTTAGTCTGACAACGTTAGGACTTCTTATGATGAATTGTGAGCAGCTTTTCCATCGATGTTGTTAACTCATGATATGATTTTCGAACTAATAAACATAGTGGTTCGGCCTGTCGGACCAGTGAACTCGTGATCCACTCAATAATTCGGTTAGGTATTAGTTATGAAGTCCAAATTGTAACGACTGGATAAACTCAATAAAAACCGAGAACCCCGCTTAATGATCAAACCGTAGAGTTCTGGTCTCTGAACCGTCGGGATGTCTTTGCGACCTTGCCTATTGCTTTATCACTTGTGTTTCTTCCTCATGTGTTcttatttttcaaactttacggcacttttggttttttttggacAATGTTACACAGAAGAAGAAATACAAAAGCCATCAGTGACTGTGTGAGGGTTAGAAAAGAGGGAGGGACAAGGACCAAACAAAGTTAGGTAACATGCTTAGGCGGTCCTCAACATAAATAAACGAAGCTTAGGGTTAGGACCACTAGACATATAATGCAATAGCCAATTATGAAGCCACAATGTTTTAAGTAGCAACTTTGGTTGACACACTGAGGCCTTGAATGGCAATTAGATTCTAcaatagtttttggattttgtttttcaaaaaccaattttttttccattcaaGATTTTACACCAAATAGAttcccaaaaaaatagaaaaactagtttttagattttctttacaaatattttataagataattGATCTCAAATAATTGGGttggataaaaaaatatctgaaatccACCAACCAATAGAAACACAACACATTTTCTTATCTAAATATTATcctacaattgaaaaaaaaattagaaaataaaccaataaaaacctGTCACGCTTTTGCGATTCAACTCCATTGAATGGCTTCAACATAGTTGTCTCCACCTcgtcactttttttctttttcaactgACCATTGTAATGCTTCAACTgttgaataatttattcaaCTGCTTAAATTTTTACCATTATAAGTAGTCTAACAAAAACTAGAATccacataattaaaaattttaggaaaaacttatgatttttttttatttttatgtctctttatgtaaatattttttaaaataacaaaaaaataattttattacaaaaactaaaatctctaaaatcaaaaaccaaaaaccaaaaaccatttaaaatcCGTCTTCCATTCATGCCCTAAAAGAAGAttcacaaaaaaacatttttttggcGTGGTGTGGGGGCTTCACAAACCCACGGGCCGGGCTTGGTTGCACATGAGAaaattgttgcttttttttcttctttaaaattttattttcgtggactaaatggattttttttaaaaaaaagtcgTTGGAAGAAAACCGAATTgataatagaaaaaagaaagtagCAAAGTTGTCGAAACAGGGACAGAGGCTGTCTTTAAGGCAAAATCCCGTATGATTAAAGTGTACGTAATCGATTAGTGTTCCTCTGTAAGCACCACCAAGTCAAAAGTAAACTCCAAAGCCAAAGGTTTCTATTTTCAAACATTTGTTAAAGCAAAGCATGTCCACGGGAATTAGCACATTGAGGTCCACCATGTTATCAAGAAACGccaaaacattttgataatttattgtcttcaaatatatagagaattaaaatactgatttttttttttatttagaggttgacaaaaaagaaatatataaataagaataaagatcgaaactttttgaaataatataaatacattaaaaactaagaaaaggattggaaaatcaaaattattttacaaagaacatgtggaaagtagaaaaaaaactattaaaaaatcataagttTAATAGAATTGTTTCGATGatattatatgtttgtttgtaatttcgattttttttttatgaaaaaaggAATATGTCTGAGAATTTTTGTAGTGTTCATATTCAGTTTTCTAGAAAACTTAGGAAAGCGAAAGTGGCCTGGCatggttttgtatttttccttttttaacatATGATCATAAATACTATGtgaaaggaaaacaaatacTCATTAACAAAGGTTAGGGATAATGATGAGTTGACAACAAATCAAGGTAAGGAAATGCTATTACATTTGACAATTCCGATATACTGTATGAACGTGTTATTGCGAATTTCAGTTACAATATATGATGGTCCAAACGCTAGTTGCATTTACACATGTTGGTGATAATTATTCGATTAGATACTGTTCGTGAACGTTGTTAGTtaattaaatgtttaatttgtagGTTATGGGAATGAACTGGAAAGTATAATAAAGTTGAACCGCATGGGTGGAAGGATGATTGTTTTTGGCTAAGTAATCTCTCTATTAATTTATTTGCTAATTGATCGGATCCCCAGATATTCTCAT
The sequence above is drawn from the Camelina sativa cultivar DH55 chromosome 4, Cs, whole genome shotgun sequence genome and encodes:
- the LOC104780999 gene encoding macrophage migration inhibitory factor homolog, encoding MPCLYITTNVNFDGVKTDPFYSEVTKAIASIVGRPQNLVMVVLKGSVEIVFGGNKDAAAYGEIVSMGGITKQVKRDLIATVGSLLHTHFSIHPSRFIFKVFDINSLPLPNSKL